A genomic stretch from Empedobacter stercoris includes:
- a CDS encoding META domain-containing protein, translating to MKSTILKISFAAILATGFLTSCSTVNNMGGNTETTNTTSILGKWELSHVNSMKAATLAEAYPMGVPYLNFVSTNMLNASDGCNTLNGGVTISGNEITFGNMMSTMKACENVEDSNFSSKLNGKLKYSISDNKLLLIQDDIVVMTFVRPGNLAGSWELEEFIGRDRSAKSLDDRFPNQKPTLTFQNNKVSGNDGCNNLSGAYLAVGNSLKVKNIATTRMACQGVDADAFGERFNNVNKYEIQNGKLVLFANDVKTMVFKKK from the coding sequence ATGAAATCAACAATCTTAAAAATATCTTTTGCAGCAATTTTAGCAACAGGATTTTTAACATCTTGTTCTACGGTAAATAATATGGGTGGAAATACAGAAACGACTAACACAACTTCTATTTTAGGTAAATGGGAATTAAGTCATGTTAATTCTATGAAAGCAGCAACATTGGCAGAAGCATATCCAATGGGTGTTCCTTATCTTAATTTTGTTTCAACTAATATGTTAAATGCTTCTGACGGATGTAACACATTAAACGGAGGGGTTACAATTTCAGGAAATGAAATTACTTTCGGAAATATGATGTCTACGATGAAAGCATGTGAGAATGTAGAAGATTCAAATTTCAGTTCAAAATTAAACGGAAAGTTAAAATATTCAATTTCAGATAATAAATTATTATTAATTCAAGACGATATCGTTGTAATGACTTTTGTTCGTCCAGGGAATTTAGCAGGTTCTTGGGAATTAGAAGAATTTATTGGTAGAGATAGAAGTGCAAAATCTTTGGATGATCGTTTTCCAAATCAGAAACCAACTTTAACGTTCCAAAATAATAAAGTTTCTGGAAATGATGGATGTAATAATTTATCAGGTGCTTATTTAGCTGTTGGAAATTCACTTAAAGTGAAAAACATTGCGACAACACGTATGGCTTGTCAAGGTGTAGATGCTGATGCATTTGGAGAGCGTTTTAACAATGTAAACAAATATGAAATTCAAAACGGAAAATTAGTTTTGTTTGCAAACGATGTTAAAACAATGGTTTTCAAGAAAAAATAA
- a CDS encoding c-type cytochrome: protein MKKIALLIGLGSIIITSCSDKKRDASIVYMPDMYYSTAYDPYEKATYGYPEDKENSEVPVMNKNHNMSALESVEGAVARTDGDILPWTFKNNNAGYAQSKSVTVSPLDAATKTADLERGKVLYGQNCAVCHGDAGDGQGSIVKSKAYSGVPTYGEREITVGSVYHVIMYGKNAMGSYASQLTPADRWRVAEYVMSLKGGSTAAPAAEATPATEETATNK from the coding sequence ATGAAAAAGATAGCATTACTTATAGGATTAGGAAGTATTATTATCACTTCTTGTTCTGATAAAAAACGTGACGCGAGTATCGTATATATGCCGGATATGTATTATTCGACAGCATATGATCCTTATGAAAAGGCAACTTACGGTTACCCTGAAGATAAAGAGAACTCTGAAGTTCCTGTAATGAATAAAAATCACAATATGTCTGCATTAGAATCTGTAGAAGGTGCTGTTGCAAGAACTGATGGTGATATTTTGCCATGGACTTTCAAAAACAATAATGCTGGTTATGCTCAATCAAAAAGTGTAACTGTTTCTCCATTAGATGCTGCAACCAAAACTGCGGATTTAGAAAGAGGAAAAGTGTTATATGGTCAAAACTGTGCAGTTTGTCACGGTGACGCAGGTGATGGACAAGGATCAATCGTAAAATCTAAAGCTTATTCTGGAGTTCCGACTTACGGAGAAAGAGAGATTACAGTAGGTTCTGTTTATCATGTAATTATGTATGGAAAAAATGCGATGGGTTCTTACGCATCTCAATTGACTCCTGCAGACCGTTGGAGAGTTGCTGAATATGTAATGAGTTTAAAAGGTGGTTCAACTGCTGCACCTGCTGCAGAAGCAACACCTGCAACTGAAGAAACAGCAACTAATAAATAA
- a CDS encoding septal ring lytic transglycosylase RlpA family protein: MTKNFLTLLVMLMIIPFAQAKEESNFSTVSPLPLPVSVYTKNLKSTLLNKVADLNKIDNTTVAEIVEKAGNKVSGIVSWYADKFHGKKTSSGELYNKNNFTAAHKTLPFGTKVKVTNTNNGKSVVVKINDRGPHTKSRLLDLSKAAFTSIGSTSAGILNVQMEVVD, translated from the coding sequence ATGACAAAGAATTTTTTAACATTATTAGTAATGCTGATGATTATTCCGTTTGCACAAGCAAAGGAAGAATCAAATTTTTCAACAGTAAGTCCTTTACCATTGCCGGTATCAGTTTATACAAAAAATTTAAAATCTACTCTCCTTAATAAAGTAGCAGATTTAAATAAAATAGACAACACAACTGTTGCAGAAATAGTGGAAAAAGCTGGAAATAAAGTAAGCGGAATAGTTTCTTGGTATGCAGACAAATTTCACGGAAAAAAAACTTCGAGTGGCGAATTATACAATAAAAATAACTTCACAGCTGCTCATAAAACATTACCTTTCGGTACAAAAGTAAAAGTAACAAATACAAATAATGGTAAATCTGTAGTTGTAAAGATAAACGACAGAGGACCGCATACAAAATCAAGATTATTAGATTTGAGTAAAGCAGCGTTTACATCTATAGGTTCTACGAGTGCAGGAATTCTGAACGTACAAATGGAAGTTGTAGATTAA
- the dnaG gene encoding DNA primase, giving the protein MISQRTIDIIFETARVEEVVGDFVTLKRAGSSLKGLSPFGNEKTPSFVVSPAKQIWKDFSSGRGGNVVTFLMEVEQFTYPEALRWLAKRYNIEIEEDGEYNFEQQQEEKERESLYILTDFAKKFFVNQLHNSEEGNLIGLSYFRERGFTKETIDKFELGYSPKQWDALAEHALKNGYSKELIEEAGLATFKEDHKKYDKFRERVMFPIYSFSGRTLGFGGRILRNDAKAAKYLNSPENKIYHKSKTLYGLFQAKQHITKADQCFLVEGYTDVLSLHQAGIQNVVASSGTALTNEQIRLIKRLTENIVVMYDGDNAGIKASFRGIDMILEQEMNVKILLLPEGEDPDSFAKKHSTTEIEAYIKSNATDFIRFKANVLLEDAKNDPIKKAELIREIVKSISLIPNIIKQEVYIAETSKIMEIREEVLFKELAQLQNSNDKSTSSSHITDQSRTKKPAISIVPSTKEVINVQQTVENEIIKLIMQFGDLEVDLKNENNELYKTTVNQEIITQFEENNLSLSNPLFQSILDDVKTGLENDELRTGTYFSRLSNPEIVNLASEMMMEKHSLSENWTVKQGINIKKKEEFVHKDLFDVLLRFKIIYIDNVIKELMQQTKNTDLSIEETNQILQQIMHFTGLKNILNQHLNRVI; this is encoded by the coding sequence TTGATTTCTCAAAGAACAATAGATATAATCTTCGAAACAGCTCGTGTAGAAGAAGTTGTTGGTGATTTTGTCACTCTGAAACGTGCAGGTTCCAGTTTAAAAGGACTTTCGCCTTTTGGCAATGAAAAAACTCCTTCTTTTGTCGTATCACCTGCTAAACAAATTTGGAAAGATTTTTCATCAGGTAGAGGAGGAAATGTTGTCACTTTTTTAATGGAAGTTGAACAGTTTACCTATCCTGAAGCTTTGCGATGGTTGGCAAAACGTTATAACATCGAAATTGAAGAAGATGGAGAATATAATTTTGAGCAACAGCAAGAAGAAAAAGAACGAGAAAGTTTATATATTTTGACTGATTTTGCAAAGAAATTCTTTGTGAATCAATTACATAATTCCGAAGAAGGAAATTTAATTGGTCTTAGCTATTTCCGGGAACGCGGTTTTACAAAAGAAACGATTGATAAATTTGAACTCGGTTATTCACCAAAACAATGGGATGCATTAGCAGAACATGCTTTAAAAAACGGATATTCAAAAGAATTAATTGAGGAAGCTGGTTTAGCTACGTTTAAAGAAGATCATAAAAAATATGATAAATTTCGCGAACGTGTCATGTTTCCTATTTACAGTTTTTCTGGAAGAACTTTAGGTTTTGGAGGGCGTATTCTACGTAATGATGCCAAAGCTGCAAAGTATTTAAATTCTCCCGAAAATAAAATTTACCACAAAAGTAAAACACTTTATGGTTTATTTCAGGCAAAACAACATATTACAAAAGCCGATCAATGTTTTTTAGTTGAAGGTTATACTGATGTACTTTCTTTACATCAAGCAGGGATACAAAACGTAGTGGCAAGTTCTGGAACAGCGCTAACAAATGAACAAATTCGTTTGATAAAGCGTTTAACAGAAAACATCGTCGTGATGTATGATGGTGATAATGCTGGTATTAAAGCTTCTTTCCGAGGAATAGATATGATTCTGGAACAAGAAATGAACGTCAAAATTCTATTGTTACCAGAAGGTGAAGACCCGGATTCTTTTGCTAAGAAACATTCGACAACAGAAATTGAAGCTTATATAAAATCAAATGCAACAGACTTTATTCGTTTCAAAGCAAATGTTTTATTAGAAGATGCGAAAAATGATCCAATCAAAAAAGCTGAATTAATTCGTGAAATTGTCAAATCAATTTCATTGATTCCAAATATTATTAAACAAGAAGTTTATATTGCGGAAACTTCTAAAATAATGGAAATTCGTGAAGAAGTTTTGTTCAAAGAATTGGCTCAATTACAAAATTCTAATGACAAATCGACCTCTTCTTCTCATATCACCGATCAGTCGAGAACAAAAAAACCAGCCATTTCAATCGTTCCTTCAACAAAAGAAGTTATCAATGTACAGCAAACTGTAGAGAATGAAATCATTAAGCTTATCATGCAATTTGGTGATTTGGAAGTTGATTTAAAGAACGAAAACAACGAACTATATAAAACAACGGTTAACCAAGAAATCATTACCCAATTTGAAGAAAACAATTTGAGTTTGAGTAATCCACTTTTTCAATCGATTTTGGATGATGTAAAAACTGGTTTAGAAAATGATGAACTACGAACAGGAACTTATTTTTCTCGATTAAGCAATCCCGAAATTGTAAATCTTGCCTCTGAAATGATGATGGAAAAACATAGTTTAAGTGAAAATTGGACGGTAAAACAAGGTATCAATATCAAAAAGAAAGAAGAGTTTGTACACAAAGATTTGTTCGATGTCTTATTACGTTTCAAGATTATTTACATCGATAATGTGATAAAAGAGTTAATGCAACAAACCAAAAACACTGATTTATCAATTGAAGAAACGAACCAAATTCTTCAACAGATTATGCATTTTACTGGTTTGAAAAATATCTTAAATCAACATCTTAATCGTGTAATTTAA
- a CDS encoding UDP-3-O-(3-hydroxymyristoyl)glucosamine N-acyltransferase yields the protein MKFPQTHKLKDIASIIDAKFIGNENFPVEGINEIHRVEEGDIVFVDHPKYYDKALQSNATIVLINKEVDCPEGKALLISDDPFRDFVKIGQYFLPFQPSNKQISDSAEIGEGTIIQPGAFIGNHVKIGKNCVIHSNVSINDHAIIGDNVIIRSGTVLGADAFYYKNRETGYDRLKSVGNVIIENHVEIGANCTIDRGVSASTIIGEGTIMDNLIQIGHDTIIGKKCLIASQVGIAGCVNVEDEVSIWGQVGITSGVTIGTKAVLLAQAGVSKSLEGGKTYFGTPAEEARGLYKKIAATEIMVRDYRKK from the coding sequence ATGAAATTTCCACAAACACATAAATTAAAAGATATTGCATCTATTATAGATGCAAAATTTATTGGAAACGAAAATTTTCCAGTTGAAGGAATCAATGAAATTCACCGTGTAGAAGAGGGAGATATTGTATTTGTTGACCATCCTAAATATTACGATAAAGCATTACAATCTAATGCAACAATTGTTTTAATTAATAAAGAAGTTGATTGTCCAGAAGGAAAAGCTCTGCTGATTTCTGATGATCCATTTCGTGATTTTGTAAAGATTGGCCAATATTTTTTACCATTTCAACCATCAAATAAGCAAATTTCTGATTCAGCAGAAATAGGGGAGGGGACAATTATTCAACCAGGTGCTTTCATTGGAAACCATGTTAAAATTGGTAAAAATTGTGTGATTCATTCTAATGTTTCAATTAACGATCATGCGATTATCGGAGATAATGTTATTATTCGTTCAGGAACTGTTTTGGGTGCAGATGCTTTTTATTACAAAAATCGTGAAACGGGTTATGATCGTTTAAAATCTGTCGGAAATGTAATTATTGAAAATCATGTCGAAATTGGTGCAAACTGTACAATAGATAGAGGAGTATCTGCCTCAACAATTATTGGTGAAGGAACAATTATGGATAATCTAATTCAGATTGGTCACGATACGATTATTGGTAAAAAATGTTTGATTGCTTCTCAGGTAGGAATTGCAGGATGCGTAAATGTAGAAGACGAAGTTTCTATTTGGGGACAAGTTGGGATCACGAGTGGTGTAACTATAGGTACAAAAGCAGTCTTATTAGCACAAGCAGGTGTAAGTAAATCTTTGGAAGGAGGGAAAACTTATTTCGGAACTCCGGCAGAAGAAGCAAGAGGATTGTATAAAAAGATAGCAGCCACAGAGATAATGGTACGCGATTATAGAAAAAAATAA
- the nrfD gene encoding NrfD/PsrC family molybdoenzyme membrane anchor subunit, producing MSHYESQVREPLILGHKTYHDITVDIARPIETPASKLWWLCFGIAMVAFIFGVGAIAYTVGTGIGVWGLNRTINWGWDITNFVWWVGIGHAGTLISAVLLLFRQKWRMSVNRSAEAMTIFAVVQAALFPVIHMGRPWLMYWVFPIPNQFGSLWPNFNSPLLWDVFAISTYFSVSTVFWLMGLIPDFAMIRDRATKPFAKKIYGILSFGWGGGAKHWQRFEELSLVLAGLCTPLVFSVHTIVSFDFATSVIKGWHSTVYPPYFVAGAIFSGFAMVQTLLSVMRKVLHYEDYITRKHIEYMNIVIVVTGGMVAVAYLTELWIAWYSGSRYEDFTYFSPGAATGPYWWAFWALIICNVLVPGLLWIRSIRRNFFWTFVISIVVNIGMWFERFDIIVINLSRDYLPSSWTMFMPSWVDVGIFLGTMGFFSVLYLLYARTFPVISQSELKTILKSSGESYKKHHTEDEHHEH from the coding sequence ATGTCACATTACGAATCACAGGTAAGAGAGCCCCTTATTTTAGGACATAAAACCTACCACGATATCACAGTAGACATTGCACGTCCAATTGAGACGCCTGCAAGTAAATTGTGGTGGCTATGTTTCGGTATTGCAATGGTAGCATTCATCTTTGGTGTTGGTGCAATTGCTTATACAGTTGGAACTGGTATTGGTGTTTGGGGATTGAATAGAACGATTAACTGGGGATGGGATATCACCAACTTTGTATGGTGGGTAGGTATTGGTCACGCTGGTACGTTAATCTCAGCCGTTTTATTATTATTCCGTCAAAAATGGAGAATGTCGGTTAACCGTTCTGCGGAAGCCATGACGATCTTCGCCGTTGTACAGGCAGCGTTATTCCCTGTAATCCACATGGGTCGTCCATGGTTAATGTATTGGGTTTTCCCAATTCCTAACCAATTTGGATCATTATGGCCTAACTTTAACTCACCATTGTTATGGGACGTATTCGCGATTTCTACGTATTTCTCTGTATCAACAGTTTTCTGGTTGATGGGATTAATTCCTGACTTCGCTATGATACGTGACCGTGCAACAAAACCATTCGCTAAGAAAATCTACGGAATCTTATCATTCGGATGGGGTGGTGGAGCAAAACACTGGCAACGTTTCGAAGAGTTATCTTTGGTATTAGCTGGTTTATGTACACCGTTAGTATTCTCGGTACACACGATTGTATCTTTTGACTTCGCAACATCGGTAATCAAAGGATGGCACTCAACAGTATATCCTCCTTATTTCGTTGCTGGAGCTATTTTCTCTGGTTTCGCGATGGTACAAACATTATTAAGTGTAATGCGTAAAGTTTTACACTATGAAGATTATATCACACGTAAACATATCGAGTACATGAATATTGTAATCGTTGTAACAGGTGGTATGGTTGCAGTAGCTTATTTAACTGAGTTATGGATCGCTTGGTATTCAGGATCTCGTTACGAAGACTTTACATATTTTTCTCCAGGAGCAGCAACAGGACCTTATTGGTGGGCATTCTGGGCGTTAATTATTTGTAACGTTTTAGTACCAGGGTTATTATGGATTCGTTCAATTAGAAGAAACTTCTTCTGGACATTCGTTATCTCTATCGTAGTTAACATTGGTATGTGGTTCGAGCGTTTTGATATTATCGTTATCAACTTATCTCGTGACTATTTACCATCAAGCTGGACAATGTTTATGCCTTCATGGGTAGACGTAGGTATCTTCTTAGGTACTATGGGATTCTTTTCTGTGTTATACTTATTGTACGCACGTACATTCCCAGTTATTTCACAATCTGAATTAAAAACTATTTTGAAATCATCAGGCGAAAGCTATAAAAAACATCATACTGAAGATGAGCATCACGAACACTAA
- a CDS encoding DUF3341 domain-containing protein translates to MSITNTKIVYGLYGDDDDLLKAVKSIRKQGITIDEVYTPFPVHGLDKALGLKKTRISDLAFFYGAFGTTLASLMTWFIMNHDWAQDIGGKPSFSWGENMPAFVPIMFELTVFCAAHFMSLTYLARNKMYPGAKAKNPDPRTTDDKFLIEIRTADVEKIKNVFVETGAEEVTVKGDVVVEPSVNNLVQEA, encoded by the coding sequence ATGAGCATCACGAACACTAAAATCGTTTATGGTCTTTACGGAGACGATGATGATTTATTAAAAGCAGTAAAATCTATACGTAAACAAGGTATTACGATAGATGAAGTATATACACCTTTCCCTGTACACGGTTTAGATAAAGCCTTAGGTTTAAAGAAAACTCGTATTTCTGACCTTGCTTTCTTCTACGGTGCATTTGGAACAACATTAGCATCTTTGATGACATGGTTTATTATGAACCATGATTGGGCTCAAGATATCGGTGGTAAACCATCTTTCTCTTGGGGAGAAAATATGCCAGCGTTCGTTCCTATTATGTTCGAGTTGACAGTTTTCTGTGCAGCGCACTTTATGTCATTAACATATTTAGCGCGTAACAAAATGTACCCAGGTGCGAAAGCTAAAAACCCAGATCCACGTACAACAGATGATAAATTCTTAATCGAAATCAGAACTGCTGATGTTGAGAAAATCAAAAATGTATTTGTAGAAACTGGTGCTGAAGAAGTAACAGTAAAAGGTGATGTAGTCGTAGAACCAAGTGTTAACAATTTAGTACAAGAAGCATAA
- the sucD gene encoding succinate--CoA ligase subunit alpha, whose amino-acid sequence MSVLVNKDSKIIVQGFTGKEGTFHAEQMIEYGTNVVGGVTPGKGGQTHLGLPIFNTVKDAVVEAGADVSIIFVPPAFAADAVMEAAEAGIKVIICITEGIPVEDMVKVQAYVDQRDVTLIGPNCPGVITSGEAKVGIMPGFIFKPGKVGIVSKSGTLTYEAADQVVKAGYGISTAIGIGGDPIIGTTTKEAVELFMNDPETECIVMIGEIGGQLEAEAARWIKANGTKPVVGFIAGQTAPKGRTMGHAGAIVGGADDTAQAKMAIMTECGIHVVSSPADIGAKVAEVLG is encoded by the coding sequence ATGTCTGTATTAGTAAACAAAGATTCAAAAATAATCGTTCAAGGGTTCACAGGAAAAGAAGGAACTTTTCATGCTGAGCAAATGATTGAATATGGAACAAACGTAGTAGGAGGCGTAACTCCAGGTAAAGGTGGACAAACACATTTAGGTTTACCAATTTTTAACACAGTGAAAGATGCTGTTGTTGAGGCTGGAGCTGACGTTTCTATTATTTTCGTTCCACCAGCATTCGCAGCTGATGCTGTTATGGAAGCTGCAGAAGCAGGTATCAAAGTAATTATCTGTATTACAGAAGGTATTCCTGTAGAAGATATGGTAAAAGTACAAGCGTACGTTGACCAAAGAGATGTAACATTAATTGGACCGAACTGTCCAGGTGTTATTACATCAGGTGAAGCGAAAGTTGGTATTATGCCAGGATTTATTTTCAAACCAGGTAAAGTTGGTATCGTTTCTAAATCAGGAACTTTAACGTACGAAGCTGCTGACCAAGTTGTAAAAGCTGGTTACGGAATTTCTACAGCAATCGGAATTGGTGGAGATCCAATTATTGGAACAACTACTAAAGAAGCGGTTGAATTATTTATGAATGACCCAGAAACGGAGTGTATCGTAATGATTGGTGAAATTGGTGGTCAATTAGAAGCTGAAGCTGCTCGTTGGATTAAAGCGAATGGTACAAAACCAGTTGTAGGATTTATTGCAGGACAAACTGCACCAAAAGGGCGTACAATGGGACATGCCGGAGCTATCGTAGGTGGAGCTGATGATACAGCGCAAGCTAAAATGGCGATTATGACAGAATGTGGAATTCATGTGGTGTCTTCTCCTGCTGATATCGGAGCTAAAGTTGCTGAAGTTTTAGGATAA